The Limosilactobacillus panis DNA segment ACAATGGGACTCCACCGGAACAAGACAATGAACCAAATTTCTGATACGATGGTGGCTTCCATCAAGCAAATCTCCGTGATGCTGCTAATCATTGGTGGTGGAGGGGCCTTCAAACAAGTCTTAGTTGATGGTGGTATTTCCAAATACATCTCAACCCTGTTTGCCCAAACCAACATCTCACCAATTCTGGCTGCTTGGCTAATCACTGCCCTGCTCCGGGTATCGCTGGGTTCCTCAACGGTGGCTGCCATGACTGCCGCTGGTCTCGTGGCCCCAATGGCCCATCAATTCGGCTCTAACTCCGCCATGGCTGCTCTGATGGTACTAAGTGCTGGTTCCGTCTTCTGTGACCACGTCAATGACGCCGGCTTCTGGATGATCAAGGAATACTTTGGTCTTTCTCTTAAAGAAACCCTCCTTTCCTGGTCAACCTTAACCTCTGTCCTGGCACTGGCGGGACTTGGTTCAGTTTATGCTATCTCATTGTTTGTTTAATTCGGCTACATATAAACCACTACGCGTGGTGCTAGTGAAACTTTTCTAGACAATACTCCATATTAGATGCTAAAATTGCCACTTCTAACCGTTCTTGAAAGCCTGCTAAACTTCGCGCACGATTATTTTCGGCATTATAGTATTTTAATAACGAAAAGTCGGTCTCAATCGTTCGGCGAATTGCTTTTAGGATTCGTGAATTATGCTTCTTAGCGCCAGCCATGTTTTGACGAAATGGAGTCCAAAGCTCATAGCCATCACTAACTAGGTCGGTATGAAGCTGACGGCTAACATAGCCAACATCTGCTAATAAAAAGTGCTCAAGTGGCATAGTGTTTAAGATTAATTCTTCGGCGACCTTACTATCATGGACAGAAGCTTTAGTAACGATGTAGTTGAGCAAGTAACCATCACTACTAACAATCATGTGGACTTTAAACCCATAGTAATACTGTTTTTTCGTAGCGTTATAGCCAATATCAGTACTTCCCCGAAAAATCTTGGCTCGATAATTGCGAACTGGATGACAAACTGGTACTGGAAAGCTATCAATAATTAGGAATTGTCCATGTAAATCAACATCTTGGTTTAGCTTTCGCCTAATTAAACTGAGTAACGGTAGTAATTGGCGAGTGCGACGGTTGAAACGTGACCGAGAAATGGAGCTCACCAAGATCATACAAAAGCGTCGTTGCGATTCGATTCCTAACTGAGTTTGGCAAATCAGAAGGGCTATTAGGGTACTATCATCAACTTTAACTTGGTTGATGTTCGGTCGTTGAACGAGCTTTTTAGGTGCATAAAGCTTATACCAGCGATGGCAGGTACGGTTTAATTGAGCAAAATTAACTTGTAAATGATGGCAATAGTGGTTAGACTTAAGAAGGTTCAACATGATTAAGGCTCTTTTCTATTTAAGTTTTGTATCACTTAATAGTCTAACCATGTTGGGCTTTTTTTGTAAAATCAAACATACTAATGAGTACTAGCACCACGCGTAAACCACTGTAAATAACCTTCAATAAGATAATAGCTACACATTTTTGATTAAGCTATTATCTTATTGAAGGTTATTATGATGCGTTATAGTATCAAACCTTTGCAAATATCCATTAAATACTATTGGAAATTAAAATCTATTGCAGTTTCCCCGCCATCTAATGGTATCCTAGTAACTTTTAAGGATGATGAAAAATGAACCAGCGTGTAACCATTGGCGACGTTGCTAAAGCGGCCGGCGTTTCCGGTACAACAGTTTCACGGATTATTAATGGCCACTATGAAAAAATGCGCCTTGCTACTCGTCAGCGGGTCGAAGCCGTTATTAAAGAACTCCATTTTATACCGACCGCCTCTGCACAACGTCTTAGCCAAAGACAAGGCCACGTAATCGGCGTTTTAGTTGGTGACATTGCTAACCCCTTTTCATCCCTCCTCGCCAAGGGGATCGATGACATACTTAAGCAAGCCGGCTACGATATTTTATTAATGAATACGAACAACCCCCTTGAGACCGAAAAGCGGGCTTTACAACGCCTTTACCAGCAGCAAGTTGACGGAATCATCGTTCAACCAAACTCAGGGCACTTTAGCCAATTTAGTGGACTATTAAGAGCCCAGATACCACTGGAAATTGTTGACCAGGAAGTATGGGACCTCCCCGCCAGCGTCGGCACAGTCACCAGTGCCAATCAAGATGCCTGTTACCAACTGGGCCGCATCTTGCTTAACCATGGCTACCATAATATTCTTGCCATCAGTGCTCACTTTGCAGAAGCTTCTGGCCAAATTCCACGCATTGCGGGCCTTGAGACGGCTGCAAATGACTTCGGTCTTTCCTACCATAATATCGAAACGCGGGGCCATGGTCGTGATTGGCTTGCGCGCACGTTTACCCACCAATTAGCCCAACTAAGCGGGCGGACCGCCGTCATCTCATTAATGGGCCCCGTTCTCTTTGATCTCTTGAGTATTTTTAAAAAACACCATTTAACCTTTCCTCAGGATTTCGGTCTGGTCAGCTTTGATGACTGGGAATGGTCGCAGTATGTTGGGGATGGGATCTTCCTTTTGAAGCAGGATATGGAGTTGATGGGTAACTATGCGGCTAAGCGCTTGCTCAAATCAATGGCCACCATTCCACCAGCGGCACAACGCTTTTGCCCGTTGAAACCGTCTTTTGCCCCTCAATTTAACTTCTCAATCAATTACTAAAAGGAGTAACAATAATTATGGCAGATAAGCTTACCCACTTTAATGACCAGGACCGGGCCCGCATGGTTGACGTGACCGCTAAAAAGGTGACGGCGCGCTTTGCTCGAGCAACCGGTCAGATTCATATGCACCCGACTACCCTCCAGCAAATTACCGCTGGCCACATTAAAAAAGGCGACGTCCTGGCCGTCGCCCAAGTGTCCGGAATTATGGCGGCAAAACGGACCGCCGAATCAATCCCCATGTGCCACTTGATTCCTTTGACCGGGGTCGACATTCATTTTCATGACAATGGTCATGATACGATTACTGCTGATGCAGTAGTTAAGACGAAGCATGTCACCGGCGTGGAAATTGAAGCACTATTAGCTATTCAAACCACCTTATTAACAATTTATGACATGTGTAAAGCGATTGACCGGGGAATGGTTATTGATGATGTTCACCTAGTCGAAAAAGACGGTGGCAAAAGTGGCCACTTCATTTTTGCCCAACCAGATAACTAGTCTATAAAAAAGAGGACCACCAAGATGTGAAGTGCCCCATAATTGTTGGACAAAGGATCCAATGATTGTGAGGTACTTTTTCTATGTCAAAATATTCTTCAGAATTAAAATCACAGATTGTTAGTGAATATTTAGCTGGTAACCCCACAGCTGAATCGTCTAACAATTACCATGTTTCAAAGAAACGCATCAATAAGTGGGTACAATTATTTAGGATGAATGGATCTCAAGCGCTAAAACGACGGCGTCATAAACGAGTATTTACACAAGATTTTAAGCTAAACGTGATAAACTACTACCAAACTCATGAGGAGTCATTAGCTGAGGTTGGAGCTAAGTTTGACCTGTTGCCTACACAAGTAAGTTATTGGGTCAATATTTTTCAACGTGACGGCATCGAAGCTTTGAAGCCTCATCAGAAAGGTAGGCCGCCAAAGGTGAATAAGAAGCATAATCCAAAACATATACGTCATTTGGCTGAGAGGAATGAACTCGACCGGCTCAAAGAAGAACTTGCCAAGAAGAATCAAGAGTTACATGAGGCCAAATTGGAGCTAGAAATCACAAAAAAATCTCTGGCCCTGTTCGGACCCTCAAAGCACGCGCCAAAACACAAATAGTGGATCAGATCAGGGCAGAACAATCACAGCGTCCAAAAGAACAACGCTTTACCACTGGCGAAATTTTGCGAACAATTCAATTACCTAAGGCTACTTATTATGATGAGCGCCAACGGATTGCCCATCCATCCACTAAGTATGCTCGTGTAAAACAAGTCATTCTTAAGATTGTGGAAGAAGGCCGTGTTCGTGGTCGATCAACCTACGGTTATCGACGAGTTAAAGCAAAATTAGAAGAACTAGGAATTCATTTAGCAGACACGACAGTTGAGTCATTGATGCATCAATTAGGTGTTCAAGTTAGTATGTATAATCGTCATCGCAATCATCAGTATCACTCATATAAGGGTCATGTGGGTACCACCGCGGACAATTTACTTGAGCAAACTTTCAACGAAACGAATCCGTATCAGGTTATTCACACTGACGTTAGTCAAATTAAGCTGGCTAATAAACAGTGGGCTTATATCTCAGTCATGATTGATGAAGCCAGTAAGGAAGTCTTGGCCTTTCAAGTCAGTGATAGTCCCAATCGTTTATTAATTATGAACACCCTAGAACAATTAGAGAATCAGTTACCAGCCACCGCAACCCCAATTATCCATTCTGATCAAGGATGGCACTATCAACTTCCATACTACATTCAACGGCTTAAAAATCATCATTTTGTACAAAGTATGTCCCGTAAGGGCAACTGTTTGGATAATGCCCCCGTAGAAAGCTTTTTCCATCTTTTCAAAACCGAACTACTTAACGGTTTTCCACCGTGCAAGAATTTGTCAGAATTTAAGCAGTCAGCTACACAATATGTTCACTATTTCAACTATGAACGAATCTCTTTAAAAACTAAAGGCATGACCCCCGTTGAATATCGGAATCATGCCCTAGCAGCTTAATTATCTAATTTTGTCCAACTTTTGTATTGCACTTCAATGCAATTTCAGGTACTGGTAGTCCTCTTTTCATTATTTACTACGAGTGAATGCCAAGGGCAATCTTTGCGTAGCGGGTCATCATATCTGGATTCCACTGTGGCTGCCAAACGAGATCAATCTTACACTTGTTGACCCCTTTGACCGCAAGGGTTTGTTCAATTATTTGCTGACTTAACATATTGCTAACCGGACATCCCATGGTAGTTAACGTCATCTTAATCACACATAAACATTGTTTATTAACATGAACATCATAAATCAATCCTAAGTTAACAATATCGACGCCTAACTCTGGATCAATTACAGATTGCAAAGCGGTCATGACCCGGTTTTCAACCGGTGAAAATGGTGCGCCAGTATTTTGATCTGCTGCCATAATATTAACCACCAATTTGACTCATATGCCGCCAGGTCGGCGCAGAACTAATAATCTGCTGGGGATTTTTCATCGCCATCTGGTGATTGAGCGGCTTGTTGTCTAACGCCGTTTGAACAACGTGTTTAAACGCCGTAAAATCATTTATCATTGGACGAATATTTAGCTCTTCGTTCCAATATAAACAGGCTTTAACGTATCCATCTGCAGTAATTCTAATTCGATCACACGACTTGCAGAACCGTTTAGAGATGGGATGAATTAGCCCAAAGCTTCCCTGGTAGCCGGCAATCTGGTAGTTATCTGCAGGCCCATTACCCGGTAACGTTAACGGTGAATATTTAAGTCCGGCCCGGTGACATTCATCAAAGATGTGCGTTAATGGCACATATTCCTGTTGCCAATCACTAATCTCTTGACCAATAGGCATATACTCAATAAAGCGCACATTAATTTTATGATCCTTCGTGTAGTTGATAAAGTCCATTATCTCCTGATCGTTTTCTCCCCGGACGACGACTGTATTGATCTTGATGATCTTAAAGTTTTCCCGCTCAGCTGCCGCAATTCCTTGAAGAACGTGCTTAATATTACCACCACGAGTCATTTTCTTATAAACCTCAGGGTCAAAGGTGTCTAATGAAATATTTAGCCGATCTAATCCTGCTTCTTTAAGGTCTTTTGCTTGGTACTTAAGGGCGGTACCGTTAGTTGTAGCTGAAATATCAGTTATTTCTGGAATTTGCCGAATTCGGTAGATAATCGTAGCTAAATCCCTCCGCAGCAATGGCTCGCCACCAGTCAAGCGCACCTTTGTAACCCCTAATCGGGCAAAATTTTGGACTAATTGGACAATCTCGTCCTGACTCATAATCTTATCTTGGGAGAAAAAGTCTAATCCGGCCGCGGGCATACAATAAACACACCGTAAGTTACACCGGTCAGTTACCGAAAGCCGAAGATAATCAATTTTTCGTTGAAAATGATCATAAAGCTGCTCCATTAACATCCACCTCATTATCGTAATAACATCTGCCTATATTAATTATTAATGATCCTACGAGATGATTAAATTGGGTTTTCCCCTGAATTTTATTTTGCACCGTTAAATCGAGTAGGAGGTGATTGATTAGTTCAATTACCGACCTCTCACACCACCGTACGTACGGTTCCGTATACGGTGGTTCGACAATTTAATCACTTTTGAATTGACTGGAGCGTCTTGGACATATTTTTATTAGTCCAAGGTGCTCCAGTTTTCTATTTGTTAGAGAATAATTTAGTGTCTTACTGTGTGCAGTTCGCCAGTAGCCCCTCCGAGTACTAGCAAAGACGAACGCATCATGATAAGACAAACCTGACTTCTGTAAATGTACAACTTTAGTTTTGAATTTCTTCCATTGTTTCCAGATGTATTGCCTTATTCGTGCTCTTAACCATTGGTCAAGGCGATGAATAAAATTGGTCAACTTCCCGATTGAGTAATACTGAAGCCAGCCACGCATCTTTTGGTGGATTTCTTCAAACATCTTAGTAAGAGAAACACCCCGATTGCGCTTAGTTAGAAGCCTCAATGCTTGTTTTACTCGTTGTTGTGATTGCTTGGCTGGTCGGGCATAAGCGGGGCTGTGACATAACTCCATTTTCCTTTAAAATATTAGTAAAAGAAAAGACATCGACCTGACCGTCGATGCCTCCAAAATACCCTCGAAAGGATACAAAAACATTGGAACCTGATTATAACATGAATCAACTTAGTTTGAACATACCTACTGCTTATGAACCTGAGTTAAATCATCCAGCACGTTATATTAATCGGCTGGTTGAAAGCTTAGCGCTGCGGCGACCCAATATTATGGGTCGACCAAGAGAGTATGATCCACGAATGCTGTTAAAGTTAGTTTTACTGGCTTACAGCTATGGTATCATTTCCTCTAGGAAAATTGAACGCTTTGCTCGTGAAAACATTATTGCGATGTCGTTGACTCAAGAACAGCGCCCAACCTACCGCACCATTGCTCGCTTCATTGTCTCCCAAGAATTGGAAGATATGATTCAGAGTAGTTTCAAGGAATTTCATGACTATTTAAAGGCTCAGGGAATGATCGATGAGGCTTCATTCATTGATGGCACTAAGATTTTAGCTAACGCAAATAAGTTTTCCTTTGTTTGGAAGAAACGCACCATTAAGTATCGCGAATTAAACGTTGAAAAGGCTCAAAAACTAATTCGTGAAATTAAGCAAGCAGAAGTTAAGATTGATGTTGATGAAGATAGCTTTGACATTGATCAACTTGATACGATTATTGCCTTACTTGAACAACGGATTGAAGAGTTAAACCAACGGGTGGCCGAAACCGCAAAGGTTTCGCCCAATCCGGTCAAGCAGGAACGACGTCATGCCAAAAAGTATCTCCATGCTTTAGACCATTGTCGTCAAAAGCATCTTGAATACCAAGCCCAATCGCAGATTGCTGGCCAACGTAATAGCTATTCCAAAACCGATCATGACGCTACTTTTATGCGTTTAAAGGAAGATCCGATGCGTAATGGTCAAACAAAGCCAGCGTATAATCTTCAAATTATGACTAGCTCACAGTACGTGCTGGGTTATGAACTCATGCAGAACCCAACCGATACTAGAACCTTAATCCCATTCTTATCTCATCTCGCCCAGAACGAAGTTTTGGGGCGAGAAATTGTTGCCGATGCTGGTTACGGATCAGAACGCAATTATAAGTATATCGAAGATGAGCTATCTGATTGTACAGCTTTAATTCCTTACAGCACCATGATTAAAGAGAATAGCCGTAAGTGGCGTTCTGATGATCGAAAAGTAATGAACTGGGAATATCATGAGGCTGATGACTTTTATGTAAACCCACAGGGCGTCCGATTCAACTTTAAACGATACGCATACTGAAATGATAAATACAAATTCCGTCGTGATTTCAAAGTATATCAAGCAGAGAAGTATGATGAGAATCATCAAATTATTTCTCAGGCATTAACACCACATGGGAACACTAAGTACCTTATGGTGAACCCACAGTGGGAATATTTTAAGTCGAAAGCTCGCGAGTCGCTTTCAAATTCCAACACTTACTCCCGTCGTAAGTACGATGTAGAGACTGTTTTTGGTAACTTGAAGGCTTATTTGGGTTTTAAAAGATTCACAGTACGTGGTCTTAAGAAAGCCAAAAGACAAATTGGGATTGCTTTAATGGCATTAAAATCGAGTAGGAGGTAATTGATTAGTTCAATTACCGACCTCTCACACCACCGTACGTACGGTTCCGTATACGGCGGTTCGACAATTTAATCACTTTTGAATTAACTGGAGCGTCTTGGACATATTTATTAGTCCAAGGTGCTCCAGTTTTCTATTTGTTAGAGAATAATTTAGTGTCTTACTGTGTGCAGTTCGCCAGTAACCCTTTCGGGTACTAGCGAAGACGAACGCATCATGATAAGACAAACCTAACTTCTGTAGGTGTACAACTTTAGTTTTGAATTTCTTCCATTGCTTCCAGATATATTGTCTTATTCGTGCTCTTAACCATTGATCAAGGCGGTGAATAAAATTGGCTAACTTCCCAATTGAGTAATACTGAAGCCAGCCACGCATCTTTTGGTGGATTTCTTCAAACATCTTGGTAAGAGAAACACCCCGATTACGCTTAGTTAGAAGCCTCAATGCTTGTTTTACTCGTTGTTGTGATTGTTTGGCTGGTCGGGCATAGGCACCATTACGGTCTACACCGAGTGAGAAGCCAAGAAACTTCAACCTCAAGGGACTACCAATTTTGGTTTTATCTGGATTAACTTTAACTTTCAATCGCTTTTCAAGAAACTGAGTAATACTACGCATTACTCGTTCTCCGGCCCGCTGACTTTTAACATAGATGTTACAATCGTCCGCGTAGCGCACAAAGTGGTGACCACGTCTGGTCAGCTCTTTATCCAACTCATTTAAATAGATATTCGCTAGCAGTGGCGATAGTGGTCCTCCTTGCGGAGTTCCTTTGTCGCTCCTAACGAACAGCCCGTGGTCCAAGATTCCGCTAGTCAAAAACTTACGGATAAGTCTTAGTGTCCATGGGTCATCAATATATTGTTGGAGGTATTTAATCATCAAATCATGGTTGACATTATCAAAATAGGCCTTAAGGTCTAAATCAACTACCCGTCGATAACCTTGATTATATAGCTTAACTACCTTTGCGATTGCGTCTTGGGCTCCACGATGAGGGCGGAAACCAAAACTATTGTCAGAGAAAACTCGCTCAAAGATGGGCGTGAGTACCTGGGCAACTGCTTGTTGGACCAGGCGGTCCACTACCGTTGGTATCCCTAGTTTTCTCACTCCACCGTTGGGCTTGGGAATTTCCACTCGTTTAACCGGTGCTGGCTTATAATTGCCCTCACGTAGGTTGGTGATTAATTCCGTTTTATTTTCCCTGAGGTAGGGCAGAAGGTCATTGACAGTCATATCGTCAATACCCGCCGCTCCTTTATTTCTCTTAACTCGCAAATAAGCCTGATTAAGGTTATTGCGATCCAAGACTAAGTCTTGGATAGTGACACTCATACCTTTACCTTCACCATAATCGGTACTACGCGCCCTTGTGTACTTTCGGTTTTCCAAACCTATCCTCGACAAGCGGTCAGCTTGTGTTTCTGTTTTCTGCGATTGTCGCACCTGATTACACCTCCGATATAATTTATGAGTTATTGTCGTTCAGTCCTTCGTCTGACTAATCAGACTACTATGACCTCGGCTGACTTCTGACTTACTCAACACCACATCACTGTCGTGCTTGTTTCTGTGGAATTTCATTTATTCCTCTTGTCGGAAACGTGTAAGCCAGACCTCCCCGGGTAAGAATATTAACTTTCGTACCATGTCACCGTTAGCTTTACTGAAAGCAACTTCGAGTAGTATTGGACTTTAGTTTGTATGGCAACCTTATCCAGTTACTCTCAGCCTTATAGCTACTTCTTGTTCATCGGTGCAGTACTTTGCCTTAGACTTCCTTCAGATTCCACCTCACAGTGGACACCCTTGTCGTCAGCTCATGGTTCCGACTACTACGGCCCATAGTGGACTTTCACCGCCTAGTTAATACCCATGCCGGGCGCACCATGAAGAAAATGGCCGGAAGGCCGCTCATTTTCTCAAAATATTCAGATAATCAAAAAGCTCCATTCAGAATTTTTGTTAATTCCGAATGGAGCTTCTGATTTAGAGGCTTTTTGTCACAGCCCCGTCACTTTTACTATTCAATCCTAGCCTTATTTAATAGTAATGAGGAACTAACAACGGAGACCGAACTGAAGGCCATTGCAAGGGCCGCAATCTCGGGACTCAGGATCCAACCTAAGCTAACGAAGACACCAGCGGCAATTGGGATTCCAATTACGTTGTAGATAAGGGCCCAGAAGAGATTCAACTTAATCCGGTTAAATGTCTTCCTGCTCATCTCCAGGGCACGAACGACCCCACGCAAGTCGTTTTGGACCAGGACAATACTACCGGAATCAATTGCAATGTCCGTTCCCGAACCCATTGCAATCCCAACATCAGCAGTTGTTAACGCGGGGGCATCGTTAATACCGTCCCCAACAAAGGCAACCTTGCCCGCTTTTTGAAATTTTTCAACGTAATGAGCCTTTTCGTTTGGCAAAACGTTGGCAATTACGTCATCAATTCCGACGTCTTGAGCGATTGATTGCGCAACTCGCTCGTTGTCACCAGTGAGCATCACTGTCCTCAAGCCCTGGACCTTCAAATTAGCAATTGCCTGCTTAGCATTGGTTTTAGGAACATCTTGAATTGCCAGTAGGCCAATCACTTGCTGGTTCAAGCCAACTTGAATAACCGTTTTGGCTTCAGCTTGCAATTTACTTAAGCGCTGCTTTAGTTCGGAACTAACTTGGTAATCTACCGATAACTTATTACTACCGACAAAGGCCGGTTGTCCAGCCAACTCAGCGGCAACCCCCTTACCTTCAATAGCTTGAAAATTGGTGACCGCTTGAGGCTGGATGCCTTCGTCACTTGCGCGCTGCATAACCGCCGAAGCCAAGGGGTGTTCAGACGCTGCTTCCAGGCTTGCCGCAACTTCCAGTACCTGCCGCTTAGGTCCAACAATATCAGTAACCCGTGGTTTCCCTTCAGTGATGGTCCCCGTTTTATCAAAAATAATCGTCTTAATATCGTTTACCGTTTCTAATGCCTCACCATTTTTAATCAGGACACCCATTTTGGCTGCCCGGCCGGTTCCCACCATCAGTGCAGTGGGTGTTGCCAAGCCAAGAGCACAGGGGCAGGCAATTACAACGACCGACACCGCAAATAGCATTGCCTGTACACCGCTAGCCCCTAAAAGGACGTACCAAATAATGAAGGTGGCGATGGCAATGATGAGGACAGCTGGGACAAATATTCCGGAAATCTTATCGGTCAGGTGTTGGATCGGTGCATGACTCGTCTGGGCCTTCTTCACCATCTCCACGATCTGTGCCAGCATCGTATCCTTGCCAATCTTAGTTGCTTTAAAAGTGACGGTCCCCCGGCCATTGATTGTGGCACCAACAACGTGGTCACCCACCTTTTTGGCGACCGGGATACTCTCGCCAGTAATCATCGACTCGTCGACCGTTGTCGTACCGCTCGCGATTTCCCCATCAACTGGGAACTTCTCGCCGGGTTTAACCTGGATAAGGTCACCAACCTTCACATCCGCCAGGGGGATACAGGTAAATTGGCCATCCCGCTTAACCAGCGCATCCTTGACCTGTAGACCAAGAAGCTTCTTCAGTGCGTTGGAGGCGTTATCGTGCATCCGTTCCTCCATCATATCGCCGAGTAAGACGAAAACGGTAATAAAGGCGGCACTCTCAAAGTAAACTGGCCGCCCCGTTACCATCGCAAAGAGGCTATAGAAATAAGCGATTGTCGTTCCGACAGCCACCAACGTGTTCATATTGGCATTATGGTGTAGGAAAGCTGCCCAGGCACTCTTCCAGTACGGCAGTGCCCCAACCAGCATAATCAGGGTTGTCGTTACCAGTGCCACCCAGTTATACCCCGGCATCATCCAGTGAAAAAGCATCCCCACCATTTGAATAAGAAGGGGAATTGCCAGAACCAATGATGTCCAGAAACGTTGCGTACTCGAGAGACGCATTACTTAACAACCACCTTTCCGTGGAACATATCCATCCCACAGGCAAAGTTAAATTCACCAGCCTTATCAGTTGGAATCTTTACCGTGGTAATCTTTTGCTTAGTAAGGTCCTTATTTACCCCTAAAGAATCAAAAACGACATGGGATAAGCAGGCTGTGTGGTCGCGCATGTCAAAATCAACCTGGCCAGGAACCCCCTTCTTTAAGACAACCGTTGATGGTGAGTAACCACCATTAACTACCACCGTGGCCTTTTGACCATTATCCTTTACCTGGGCGCTCTGGGCTGCCTGTTCATGCTTACCAAAGAACCACCAAGCAATCAGTGCAATCAAGATAATACCAATTATCAATACGAATACCTTAACCATTTTTATCACCTCATTATTGTATTTACAATTGTAATCATAGCAATAATGTTTACAAGTGTCAACATAAAAGCAACAAAAAAGGTCCGACCATGGGAAATAATTCCGTGGTCGAACCTTTTTGACATATTATTTGGAAAATTAGTTTTTTCCCAACAGTTAAGAGGGGATTTAGAATTCTTTCTTGAGAAGGTTGATTGCCACTACAACGCTAGCGACCATAAGGCCAATAATTCCG contains these protein-coding regions:
- a CDS encoding metal-sulfur cluster assembly factor gives rise to the protein MAADQNTGAPFSPVENRVMTALQSVIDPELGVDIVNLGLIYDVHVNKQCLCVIKMTLTTMGCPVSNMLSQQIIEQTLAVKGVNKCKIDLVWQPQWNPDMMTRYAKIALGIHS
- a CDS encoding IS982 family transposase; amino-acid sequence: MNLLKSNHYCHHLQVNFAQLNRTCHRWYKLYAPKKLVQRPNINQVKVDDSTLIALLICQTQLGIESQRRFCMILVSSISRSRFNRRTRQLLPLLSLIRRKLNQDVDLHGQFLIIDSFPVPVCHPVRNYRAKIFRGSTDIGYNATKKQYYYGFKVHMIVSSDGYLLNYIVTKASVHDSKVAEELILNTMPLEHFLLADVGYVSRQLHTDLVSDGYELWTPFRQNMAGAKKHNSRILKAIRRTIETDFSLLKYYNAENNRARSLAGFQERLEVAILASNMEYCLEKFH
- the moaA gene encoding GTP 3',8-cyclase MoaA, with protein sequence MEQLYDHFQRKIDYLRLSVTDRCNLRCVYCMPAAGLDFFSQDKIMSQDEIVQLVQNFARLGVTKVRLTGGEPLLRRDLATIIYRIRQIPEITDISATTNGTALKYQAKDLKEAGLDRLNISLDTFDPEVYKKMTRGGNIKHVLQGIAAAERENFKIIKINTVVVRGENDQEIMDFINYTKDHKINVRFIEYMPIGQEISDWQQEYVPLTHIFDECHRAGLKYSPLTLPGNGPADNYQIAGYQGSFGLIHPISKRFCKSCDRIRITADGYVKACLYWNEELNIRPMINDFTAFKHVVQTALDNKPLNHQMAMKNPQQIISSAPTWRHMSQIGG
- a CDS encoding transposase, with amino-acid sequence MNQLSLNIPTAYEPELNHPARYINRLVESLALRRPNIMGRPREYDPRMLLKLVLLAYSYGIISSRKIERFARENIIAMSLTQEQRPTYRTIARFIVSQELEDMIQSSFKEFHDYLKAQGMIDEASFIDGTKILANANKFSFVWKKRTIKYRELNVEKAQKLIREIKQAEVKIDVDEDSFDIDQLDTIIALLEQRIEELNQRVAETAKVSPNPVKQERRHAKKYLHALDHCRQKHLEYQAQSQIAGQRNSYSKTDHDATFMRLKEDPMRNGQTKPAYNLQIMTSSQYVLGYELMQNPTDTRTLIPFLSHLAQNEVLGREIVADAGYGSERNYKYIEDELSDCTALIPYSTMIKENSRKWRSDDRKVMNWEYHEADDFYVNPQGVRFNFKRYAY
- a CDS encoding helix-turn-helix domain-containing protein is translated as MSKYSSELKSQIVSEYLAGNPTAESSNNYHVSKKRINKWVQLFRMNGSQALKRRRHKRVFTQDFKLNVINYYQTHEESLAEVGAKFDLLPTQVSYWVNIFQRDGIEALKPHQKGRPPKVNKKHNPKHIRHLAERNELDRLKEELAKKNQELHEAKLELEITKKSLALFGPSKHAPKHK
- a CDS encoding IS3 family transposase — translated: MDQIRAEQSQRPKEQRFTTGEILRTIQLPKATYYDERQRIAHPSTKYARVKQVILKIVEEGRVRGRSTYGYRRVKAKLEELGIHLADTTVESLMHQLGVQVSMYNRHRNHQYHSYKGHVGTTADNLLEQTFNETNPYQVIHTDVSQIKLANKQWAYISVMIDEASKEVLAFQVSDSPNRLLIMNTLEQLENQLPATATPIIHSDQGWHYQLPYYIQRLKNHHFVQSMSRKGNCLDNAPVESFFHLFKTELLNGFPPCKNLSEFKQSATQYVHYFNYERISLKTKGMTPVEYRNHALAA
- the moaC gene encoding cyclic pyranopterin monophosphate synthase MoaC: MADKLTHFNDQDRARMVDVTAKKVTARFARATGQIHMHPTTLQQITAGHIKKGDVLAVAQVSGIMAAKRTAESIPMCHLIPLTGVDIHFHDNGHDTITADAVVKTKHVTGVEIEALLAIQTTLLTIYDMCKAIDRGMVIDDVHLVEKDGGKSGHFIFAQPDN
- a CDS encoding transposase, yielding MVNPQWEYFKSKARESLSNSNTYSRRKYDVETVFGNLKAYLGFKRFTVRGLKKAKRQIGIALMALKSSRR
- a CDS encoding LacI family DNA-binding transcriptional regulator: MNQRVTIGDVAKAAGVSGTTVSRIINGHYEKMRLATRQRVEAVIKELHFIPTASAQRLSQRQGHVIGVLVGDIANPFSSLLAKGIDDILKQAGYDILLMNTNNPLETEKRALQRLYQQQVDGIIVQPNSGHFSQFSGLLRAQIPLEIVDQEVWDLPASVGTVTSANQDACYQLGRILLNHGYHNILAISAHFAEASGQIPRIAGLETAANDFGLSYHNIETRGHGRDWLARTFTHQLAQLSGRTAVISLMGPVLFDLLSIFKKHHLTFPQDFGLVSFDDWEWSQYVGDGIFLLKQDMELMGNYAAKRLLKSMATIPPAAQRFCPLKPSFAPQFNFSINY